In a genomic window of Methanosarcina horonobensis HB-1 = JCM 15518:
- a CDS encoding class I SAM-dependent methyltransferase produces MKTFFPDNPGKLKALEVGAGTGRFALPLRVGYGLEPARAMAEIAEKRGVQMVLGVAEFLPFKRQSFDLVLIVAALSLFKDPVQALYEASGTLKPGGQIVIGILDRDSLHGYFYESGKKEGRFSSGAKFLSTSEVLGWLTDLGFEEIKVCQTLYMQPEKIENIELPQKGFGIGSFAVISARKPGFSLSVSPVLND; encoded by the coding sequence CTGAAAACCTTTTTTCCGGACAATCCTGGAAAGCTTAAAGCTCTTGAGGTTGGGGCTGGAACAGGCAGGTTTGCACTTCCTCTCAGGGTCGGGTATGGACTTGAACCTGCAAGGGCAATGGCAGAGATTGCAGAAAAACGAGGCGTTCAAATGGTGTTAGGGGTTGCCGAGTTCCTTCCCTTTAAAAGACAGAGTTTTGATCTTGTTTTGATCGTAGCTGCACTTTCCCTTTTTAAAGACCCGGTACAGGCACTGTATGAGGCCTCAGGTACCCTGAAGCCTGGTGGGCAAATCGTTATAGGGATACTTGACAGGGACAGCTTGCATGGATATTTTTATGAGTCAGGGAAAAAGGAAGGTAGGTTTTCCTCAGGGGCTAAATTCCTCTCAACTTCCGAGGTGTTAGGCTGGCTTACAGATCTCGGATTTGAAGAAATTAAAGTCTGCCAGACACTTTATATGCAGCCTGAAAAAATAGAAAATATAGAACTTCCACAAAAGGGGTTCGGGATAGGAAGCTTTGCTGTGATCTCAGCCAGAAAACCAGGCTTTTCACTTTCTGTTAGTCCAGTACTAAATGATTGA